One Serpentinicella alkaliphila DNA segment encodes these proteins:
- a CDS encoding type II secretion system F family protein: protein MLLITISVFIFISSLVYLLLVLLYKDKINMNTRLERLKVYSSSKNSTYDEELQKSFADRIVKPVISWLANITQRVVPIRKKDILEKKLMLAGNPWDLTSSEFLTLYYGFTTILVICVFILAYLSKTDLINQVLSVLWGLVFSRVIFDLFIRIKIKNRQGDMSKELPDVLDLLTVSVESGLGFDAAIQKVVKKTKGPISYEFSKTLQEIKMGKTRRDALKDLGDRTGVEDLNTFIGAIIQADQLGVSIGNVLRIQSKQMRQIRKQRIEEKAMKAPIKMLLPMVFFIFPTLFLVLLGPAAIQLIESLG from the coding sequence ATGCTACTAATAACAATTTCAGTTTTTATTTTTATCTCGAGTTTAGTCTATTTATTATTAGTATTACTCTATAAAGATAAGATTAATATGAATACACGATTAGAACGTCTAAAAGTTTATAGTTCTTCTAAAAACTCTACCTATGATGAGGAATTACAAAAATCCTTTGCAGACAGGATTGTTAAACCCGTTATAAGCTGGTTGGCGAATATAACTCAGCGAGTTGTACCTATTAGAAAAAAAGATATACTAGAGAAAAAGCTAATGCTGGCTGGTAATCCATGGGATTTAACTTCAAGTGAGTTTCTGACACTTTATTATGGGTTTACAACTATTTTAGTTATTTGTGTATTTATACTAGCTTATTTAAGTAAAACTGATTTAATCAATCAAGTATTAAGTGTCTTATGGGGGCTAGTGTTTAGTCGTGTAATATTTGATTTATTCATTAGAATTAAAATTAAAAACAGGCAGGGGGATATGTCTAAAGAGCTACCAGATGTATTAGATCTTTTAACGGTTAGTGTGGAATCAGGATTAGGGTTTGACGCGGCAATTCAGAAAGTTGTAAAGAAAACAAAAGGACCAATTTCCTATGAATTTAGCAAAACACTCCAGGAGATAAAGATGGGTAAAACTAGAAGAGATGCTCTTAAAGATTTAGGAGATAGAACTGGAGTTGAGGATTTGAATACTTTTATTGGTGCGATCATACAAGCCGACCAATTAGGAGTAAGTATTGGTAATGTTCTAAGAATTCAGTCTAAACAAATGAGGCAGATTAGAAAGCAAAGGATAGAAGAGAAAGCAATGAAAGCTCCTATAAAGATGCTTCTTCCGATGGTATTTTTTATATTTCCAACATTATTTTTAGTACTTTTAGGGCCAGCTGCAATACAATTAATAGAAAGTTTGGGGTAG